A window from Mya arenaria isolate MELC-2E11 chromosome 9, ASM2691426v1 encodes these proteins:
- the LOC128245882 gene encoding G-protein coupled receptor dmsr-1-like, which produces MATNETINSSEQIEKSALAVFGGWFTSIHGYSSLTVCFFGIPTNLINISVLSRIDMRNPTNALLCWLAVADLLTMVPYVPFVIHFYCAFDPYDYSPEKFTFPWAVYMLFLINFVATTHTISNWLGVSLAVFRFVQLRSTTKGPVAKRRLYSTILKVITGVYVCSCLVLVPNYMSNKIVEYTDITTNKTAFFIEDIKLGTNDTKPIVLVNVLTYSILTKIVPCILMTVFSGSLLISLNLSGRQRRQRLSVTSNNARRENRQAKTTRMLLVVIILFLVTEFPHGLLILISTVVPKFYQNVYTPLGDLMDLVALVNNAINFLLYCIMSTQFRTKFLEMYFNKLSSFEDRERNQLTTSLNITTTSV; this is translated from the coding sequence ATGGCGACAAACGAAACAATAAATAGCAGTGAACAGATAGAAAAAAGTGCATTAGCAGTTTTTGGAGGCTGGTTCACATCCATCCATGGCTATTCAAGCCTTACCGTATGTTTTTTTGGAATACCGACAAATCTCATCAACATATCAGTATTATCACGGATTGATATGCGCAACCCAACGAACGCCCTACTTTGCTGGTTGGCAGTGGCAGACTTGTTGACTATGGTTCCTTACGTACCTTTTGTGATTCATTTCTATTGTGCCTTTGATCCTTACGACTATTCACCGGAAAAGTTTACATTTCCCTGGGCAGTATATATGCTCTTTCTTATCAACTTTGTTGCAACGACACATACAATATCAAATTGGCTAGGTGTCTCATTGGCCGTGTTCAGATTTGTTCAACTACGCTCTACTACAAAAGGGCCCGTCGCAAAAAGACGACTGTATAGCACAATACTCAAAGTGATTACAGGAGTATACGTATGTTCATGCCTTGTGCTCGTACCAAATTACATGTCGAACAAAATCGTGGAATATACTGACATAACCACCAACAAAACCGCGTTCTTCATCGAAGATATTAAACTGGGCACAAACGATACCAAACCAATCGTTTTAGTCAATGTGTtaacatattcaatattgacAAAGATTGTTCCTTGCATTTTGATGACAGTTTTCAGTGGAAGCCTTTTAATAAGCCTCAACCTCAGTGGCCGCCAAAGACGCCAACGTCTTTCTGTAACATCAAACAACGCCCGGCGAGAAAACAGGCAGGCGAAAACCACTCGAATGTTACTGGTTGTGATTATCTTATTTTTGGTGACAGAATTTCCACATGGTTTGCTTATTCTCATTAGTACAGTTGTTCCTAAATTTTACCAAAACGTATATACGCCTCTTGGTGATCTGATGGACCTAGTAGCGTTGGTTAACAACGCTATAAACTTCCTCCTTTACTGTATCATGAGCACCCAGTTTA